atcaaatctctctctctctctctctccctttctctctctctctccctttctttctttcttcctttctttctttcttcctctctctctctttctctctctttctctctctctttttctctctttctctctttctctctctctctctatccctctctttctttctccctctctccctctctttctttctctctctctcctttctctctctctctctctctcctttctctctctctctctctctctctctctctctctctctctctctctctctctctctctctctctctctccctttcttcctctctctctctctccccctctctttctctctctctctctctcctttctcttctctctctctctctctctctatccccctctctctctctccctctctttctttctctctctctcctttctctctctctctctcctttctctctctctctcttttctctctctctctctccctttctttctctctctctctctctctctctctctctctctctctctctctctctctctctctctctctctctctctctctcagttctcagtcagtgtgtacaacCCTCTCGCTCGCCCCGTCTCTTGGCCGGTGCGTCTTCCTGTGAACGGAGCATCGTACTCGGTGTCCGACGCTAAAGGCAAAGCTGTGGACTGTCAggtgagtggggggggcagcatgTAGATATGAGACAGTTAAACACAGGGTTTAAGAAGTACTTTTCAAACTCTTATTTTAGATTAGTCcatatttcaaatgtttcttATTAGTGGAAGTTTTCTGTGGCCATTTTGGTTTAAACTTCCATAATTTTCATATGTAATTTTTCTCGGGTGTGATTGcttttgtataaaataaataaaaatttaagTATAGAATAAAACAATTCCTTCAAATCATCAACTGTAATAATCTACATTAATATCCGAGGTGACAGAATTCAGAGTTTTTTGAGCCGCTTCGCTGCCGTCAtgttgtttgtgtcattttattttgatattcacttcctgttgtggcAGATAAATACAAAGTAAAGATATAAAACAGAAGCAAACGTAACCGGATGTGTTTCCAGGTGGTTCCGGTGTCCAGAGCCACTcgagaggtgaggaggaaccGAGGCTCCGCCCTCAACGAGCTGGTGTTCCAGGttcaggctcctcctctgggCTACAGCACCTACTCCGTGTCCCTGCTTCAGGACGGGCctccacccgcccccccccggcAGCGCACTCCCGCAGCCATCCAGAACAAGGTCAGAACATGGCTGCATTCAACGCTGCTGCCGCTTTGCATGCTGGGAGATCAGGGTTTCACAGACAGGGAAACAAAACCAAGCAAACAGGACGGTTTAcatgaagaaaggaggaggagggactgATAGAAGacaagaaaggaaagaaagctTTTTAAAGgagcatttaaaaagaaaacagaggaaagttTTCTCACAGAATGAAATTGTTTCCAATtagaaacaaatatatttattttgatgttgAAGTCGAGCAGCAGACGTCCTCAAGCTGCAAGTTTCCAGGTTCTAATTCCTTTCTTAGAAGCTCTGACTGTACTTAGTTCTTCTTCATTGTTCCTGTTTGCATTTTATAAGCTTTACATGCATGAAGTAcgttttttatattaaagtatTTGCTGCGTCCATGTGCTCCAGTTCCTacgtgtgacctttgacccggaCACCGGCCTCCTGAGCAGCCTCAGCAACCTGGAGACCAACCAGAGCATCGAGCTGACGCAGAACTTCTACTGGTTAGTGTTTCTCAAGAGCTAAAGAGAAGAGACACCCGCACTTCTGTCCTCTCTGTtcattagtgtgtctgtgtgtgtttgtgtgtgtgtctgtgtgtgtttgtttgttccaaCTTCCAGGTACAACGCCAGTGACGGCAACAACTCGGAGAGCAACCAGATGTCCGGAGCCTACATCTTCAGACCCAACTCGTCCACACCTTTCATCATCAGCCGGACGGCCAAGACGGAGACGGtgcaggtagagagagagggagagggagaggggggagaggagaggtagagagagggggggggaggagaggtagagagagagcgagagcagcAGCCTCACGTTGAGTTTTATGACTAGTTTGAAGTTTTTATCTGTGAGAAGAATCACCTGAATTAATTCCACAGCTTTATTTGGACGTGTGTTTGTTAACAGGCGGATCTGTTTCTGTCAGATAAAACTTTTTGAGgtgtatttaaacatttcagattTTGATTTGTTGGATTTTCAGTGTGAATATAAAATGAtccttgtgtttctgtctcagaCGTCTGTGGTGCAGGAGGTGAGGCAGTGGTTTTCTCCCTGGGTGTCTCAGGTGGTTCGTCTCTACGCCGACAGCCGAGCTCTGGAGCTGGAGTGGACGGTCGGGCCGGTGCCCATAGAGTGAGCTGCAAACATCTGGGCAGATGCTGACAAAACGTTTTGATTCCGTGCTTCTCTGACCTTTAACCCTTTGTTCCCGCACAGCGACAGCCTGGGGAAGGAGGTGATCACCCGTCTGGACACCAGCATTAAAACCTCTGGGCTTTTCTACACCGACTCCAACGGCAGGGAGGTGCTGCAGAGGAGGTGAGCGACCCGGCCGTGTGCGGGTCAGAGGGAAGCTGGGATGTCTGGATctcaccctgtgtgtgtttgtgttgttttcctccACAGGAAAGACTTCCGCCCGACCTGGAACCTGAAGCAGTCGGAGCCCATCGCTGGAAACTACTACCCCATCAACTCCCGTGCATTCATcaaggtgcgtgtgtgtgtatgagagagaatTATTTTATTCTGCAGAAGCATAAAGGTTCGAGGATCAGTTTTCTACCGGTTCACACCTGCTagtaacatctgtcctgaggaTAAATACGTCTTTTCACATCTGGCATTTAAACTCCGCCTCCTATGACCACCAATCAACGTGTGGTGGTCCAAGTTGAGCGGTTGCACACGTCAAGAACAAACGTGCTACAAACATCTgtggatttaatttaatgttttgagttttctcttTGGATATTTAGGTTAGGTTAGTTTATTGGTCTCCACCAGGGAGAAATTTGTCGTGAAGACAGGGAACATGTtgcatacataaaaacacatacagtacaaaaagAACATCAAGTTAAAAGTCTGGTGGAGTAAACAGACCACTGGACAATCCTGCACATGCAGCAAGCCAACGTGAACGCATTCACGTGCTTCCACACCGCTACTCTAACTgtaatcataaatatacattcatatCAGCATCACATAACCTCAAGCATACATTAATCCGTTcactcacatacagtatgtccatAGTTTGACTCATAATACATTCATTTCCATATACACATAGCCTATGTTCGTATACATATACAGAAAGAGATTTAaggattaataattaataataaaggtttttgttttcctctctcctcacgtTTTGCAGGACGATGTCGATCAGCTCACTGTGGTGACCGATCGCTCTCAGGGAGGAGGAAGCATCCAGAACGGCTCCCTGGAGGTCATggtgagacactgagactctctcacacacacacacacacatacagacacacacacagacacacactctgaaccccaccctcctcctctcccgccCCCCTGTCAGCTCCACCGCCGGCTCCTGTACGATGATGTCCGCGGCGTTGGCGAGCCTCTCAACGAGACCTCCGATATCTTCCCAGAAGGGCTGGTGGTCCGCGGCcgcctgctgctctctctccagcGCCCACCGGccgctgcagacacacaccgcCCCCTGGCACAGGAAGTAGTACTGCAGCCGCTGCTCACGTTCACTGACGGAGCTTCGAGCCCCGACACCCGActggaggtgagtgaggagcgTGACCAGTTAAGACTTTGCAAACATCCTGACAGACGTGAAAACTTATCGAGCTTTTAGGTGAATGTAAATCCTGAAGATAAACGCTCGGTTAAAATCGACTTTATGCAGTGAATAGTTCATGTGCAGGCGGAATAATCGGAAACCAAAGTTGCTGACGTCATGAATCATAAACAAATTCTCATAATTTTACAATCAGAAAATTACAACACGTCTTGTTTACAGCGTCTGTGTTCAATCCACTTTCCAACCCTAAAGAAAGTTTTGAAGACTTTGGATGAAAGCTCCATCGGAACAGAGTGAAATCAGTTTGTGTGGTCCTTAGTTCTCAGGTCTTCAGGCTGcgctgccccctgctgttcaCCTCCTGACACTGACACAGTGGGACAGCGACTCGGTGCTGCTGAGGCTGGAGCATCAGTTCCAGAGCTGGGAGAGCAAAGTGAACTCCCGACCCGTCACCGTCAACCTGCAGGTCGGACACACGGACAATCTGCTGACATCACTGTTGCTGAAATTCACTGCTATTAACTTAATATCTAAAGTTATAGAATATTAATAAAACGAAACCTGCACGatgttttttactttacaaATGATTCACTACCTTATTTTTAGCTTCTACGTGTTAGTAATTATAAATTGAAACTTGTCTGTTCGTATAGAAGCTGTTTTCCACTCTGGAGGTGGTGGGCGTGTCTGAGCTGAACCTGTCAGCCAATCAGTggaaagaggagatgaagcGTTTTGACTGGACGCCACAAACAGGTGCAGGACACTCACATCATTTCAGTTTGTTAACATGAGATCAGACGAGGAGTTAAAGAGCCACACGAGTAGAGCTGGATATTCACCTACTGTAAATGAACAAATATTAGTTTCAACCATATCTGAATATAATGTTTAAACTCACATGATCTCAACACAGGTTTATGGGATGTGATGATATAGTGGCAGGGATGCGCCCCCCTGCTGGTTGTTACATGCTGCTCTTGTTCTTCCAGATGAGAAGCCTCCTCTGCTGAAGACGTTCGAGGACCCGTCCACGTGGGAGGTGACTTTGAGGCCGATGGAGATTCGAACCTTCCTGCTCAGAGTCCACCTCAGATAGACAATCATTCACTTTGGCTTTTTAAAGAGACGTACAACAAAAACGAATAAGCGATAATAAGTCAATCTAATGAATCTTGCTGTGGCCGCCTGCTTGGATTTGATTGGACCAAGCGAGGACTTGTTTCTGACACCAGCTCGACACTTGATGAAAGGAGGCGAAGGGTTTTTCTTTAAAGGCTGAGTGTGACTGATCTGATCAGTGCTGAGGCCTGATGTCACAGATCAGGTTTGTTTGACTGTTAAGAAAACGTTAGAAACCACACGAGGACCCAGTCTGAATGTTTCTCTCATTTGAGACacatgcacagtatttgctGAAGCTGCCTTCTGATACCTTCTCCTTACAAACTGGTGCCAACACACAACGACTGCCTGTGCAATATGTGCAACTTTTCCAATTCTGCcaaaagtatgtgtgtgtatatatactttCAATGATTTTATACTGATCACATCGAATAAATCTGCCTTCCTCTACTGTTATTGTCATGTTCATGTTACGTGGTTTTCACCGTCACTCGAAACACAAAGTTGGGATTTAACTGCTCGGTCTCGGAGATGAGGGGACATTTACTTTTACTAGagctagctgcctccgtgtagcttcaagctgtgggattagcaacgcagttcggaaacaagaccgttGGCTCAGAAACTATAACATaagcagttgtttttttttaaaacaatatgtttattaggtTTTTTCAGGTAGTTAAgtacaaacatacaaatactaggagtaagtaagaaattgtcaaaatgaaaggaaaagagaaagaaagaaaaaagtcaattgaaataaaataaaataaaggcataaaaacagaacaaaaaaaacaaacagaaaaaaaaactaacaacagctcaagacaatgaaatgtattgatgcatcactagtatacaaaatacatttaaaaaaaagaggtgaaTGATATATTGTTAGTCTCATAGCTAAATCTAAATCTCCATCAAATTGAGCAAGATGGTGTAAGAACGGCTGCCAGATTCTGTAGAATTGTTTAAGATtgtttgtcaaactgtatcGGATTTTCTCCATCTGTAATAGAGAAGTAAGTTCTGATAGCCACGTCTTGAAGAGTGGCACTGCTTCTGACTTCCACCGCATTAGAATCAGTCTCTTTCCAATTTACATTCCATACATGACCGTGTGCTGTACTGCGATACTTCGAGGCaaaagagacagggagaagcCAAACAGTGCCACCTCTGGCTCAGGCTTGAACACACAGTTGTACatttcagaaaacaacttaaatATTCCACACCAGAAGTCGTACAGCTTTGAACATGTCCAGAAAAGGTGGGTAAAGGATTCATCAGCAGATTTACATCGATCACACAGACGAGAGAGACAGTAGGATATATTCTATGTAGTTTGGTTTTCGAATAGTGAAGAAtaataacatcagcattttgacccgctgggtgtcactttttttagttctgttagttgtcatcgttcactgtgtgtgaggaaatcCGGGAtgaggtaaacaaacaaacatggacttCTTCTATGcacaaatggggtaggcttctctgagctcgtcttctgttgcgccacctactgtttggcggtgaattgttttctaGACGTACAGTTGTCGgaaaagcaaaaatcaaaaagagtccgttCGTGACCTGCAGCTGAGGGAGGTCACAGGAACGGCTCCAACCTCGAAAAGATCCTTTACCCTGCTAACGCTGCCTGCATCACCGGCCCTGTATGCACCCCCTCCTtcccatcctcctcatcctcaaccTCCTCCCATGCATCGTAGCTGAGAAAACTGTAATAACTTCTTTAATTTCAGCTCAAACACAAGAAGCCGTGCTCAATGTAGTGACCAATGCCTTCATTATGATGCTGAGTTGCAGCGCCCTGGTCGTCGCCCTCCTGGTGTCGCAGACCAGGAGCTTCCTGACCTCAGAGGACGACGGCGTCCCTGAAGAGTGGGTTCTCCTCCACGTGGTTCAGGGCCACATTGGGGCAGGAAACTACAGCTACCTACGCCTCAACCACGATGGCAGAATCATCCTGCACATGCAGAGCCTCAAGGGGGACGCAGACCTCTACGTGTCGGATCAAGgagcttcctgtttcctgtgcgCAGGGCGGGACTCTGATCCAGTATGAGGACCACTTGCGGCTGCTGGAGATCGCTCAGGTCCCGAAGGTGCACGTTGACGACTTCAAGTCCGTCACTAAGTTCAAGATCTTAACCACCAACAACCTGTGGATCTCGCTGCCCGCccagtgttgccaactcctcagcgggcagacagacagacaggtagagaggtttaaaggcagttttactgttctacaaattagacaagttcactagttttgtttcatttaaaattgtaattattgaaatgaaaggtaggtcttaagttgagctacatgacagtctggtgaggcatattgtggtatattattagtgtaatgctgcttatacttcaactctgtcagaaaacagaaacaaacaccttgattaatttacttctgtatttatgtccacatgttttcatttatttctttatctatttcaacatttatttatttcaacattgaattgtccatatgtaaatgaggtaggcggtcccaaactcagtctcgagcaggattagtcaactgagctatacacacacactcacacgcaggccccggggctccgcccctcacagtgccacacactcgcacagagacagaagcagtgactgagacttgagctcgtcaccgcgaagcagctgctcagtgactttgtagaacagtggaaacagtgaaaacacagagtttctctggtcacatctgctcagagatcagctgcttcatgatcagagcagaagctgaaggtggtttgtaccgagctggagtttctgtttcctcctcctctctgcgctctccttgtgctcagtagaacacgagacgtgacgctcccagtcaggattactgacacctttatcatcccaataaaaaataacctgaactaaccctctgaacttgaactagttcattttaagtgtgaaccggctcaacactgcaaacagctactggacaccagtcagcattgaaaggcagaagtagaagtgctggatcattacactcctgtgaccaatcctgcatgagactgcggctaggcccgcctttctcattagcataccagactgaaatgagggaaataaataaataaataaatgtggaagacatttatttagacatttctgttgttattaacgtatttatttatttctgtattaattaattaatttccttttttatttatttatttctgtatttatttcttcatttatttatttatttatacttatgtcatgtatggtcctcaaTAGTCCTGCCACCTCCTCATCACCTGTGATCAGGCCTAGGACAGTTGTGTCATCAGCAAACTTAAAAGTGTTtcctccccgtcggggaattgAACCCCGGTCTCCCGCGTGACAGGCGGGGATACtatccactatactaacgaggacttaTTCCTTCGCTCTGGCCATTCGAATTTCTTGCGCTGATTTCAAAAACGTATGTCTCTCTGTGGAAGGCTTACCGCACGAACAGTTGTAAAGCaaattttgtttcatttgacaaaaaacataGATGATAAACCAGGCAGGATGAATGCAAAGTGTTCCGTCTTCACTCTTCACCAGAGACTCTCTTCACCataggaggactcactaatgacaaggaataattagTTTCAGGGCTTTGacacagcccattccaaacaggcaggttcagaACGGGCATtgcagtaataataatacaaaatattactGCAAAACATTGATACAGCAATATATCAttgttgtgacattttaaataaggTCTATGCTTGTGAGATACGTTTATCAATACGCTGGCACCAAATCTCACTATTCAGTTCAATAAATACGAACGATGGCCCATGTGGACATTAGTGAGTCTGTTAAAGACTAAAGGGGCACTAACATGGTACTTTATGCACTTTTGTGTACATTGTTTAATCTCTGTTTGTGTCAAACCCTTTGAAACTGAGACCACATTGCAGTGAATGAAATACACCAACCCCGCACTATACCTGTTCATGGccattttgttttcctcttcagtGAGACAGGCatcttgttgtgttgtgatattAAATGATTGTCTTGCAGTGTATCGATTATCACAAGATCGCTGTATCATGATTTATCGTCATCTTGGGCCATGCACGGTATAATAGTGACCCGCCTTCTTCCTACACTGCTGGGTGTAcaggtcctccatggatggtaGCTCCATCCCGGTGATGTGCTTCCAGTCAAGATGCTAtctatggtgcacctgtagaaaTTGCAGAGAATCCTGGCCTGGACCCCAGAATGGTGGgtccaggtcaggtcatcactgatgtggaccccaaggaacctgaagctgctgactcgCTCCACCGTAGCCCCGTtggagaagggggcgtattctacTCCTTGCCTCTTCCTGTAGTCCATCATCAGCTCCTTCGTTTTGCTGACATTGAGATGGTGGTTGTAGTCCTGACACCTGACCTCCTCATCACCTGTGATCAGGCCTAGGACAGTTGTGTCATCAGCAAGCTTAAAAGTATTtcctccccgtcggggaattgAACCCCGGTCTCCCGCGTGACAGGCGGGGATACtatccactatactaacgaggagttgtatgtctgtctgtggaagGCTTAATGGGCGAACAGTAGCCTAATAAAGCaaatttt
The sequence above is a segment of the Limanda limanda chromosome 2, fLimLim1.1, whole genome shotgun sequence genome. Coding sequences within it:
- the man2b1 gene encoding lysosomal alpha-mannosidase, with the protein product MAAGQQQLSGACFFFFFFSGALTFPLGPENKPGHVCGYESCHVTKPNMLNVHLVPHTHDDVGWLKTVDQYYYGDRNDIQHAGVQYILDSVVDQLLKDPERRFIYVETAFFFRWWKQQSSGVQETVKQLVEQGRLEFVNGGWCMSDEATTHYSSVIDQMTLGLRFLNETFGSCGRPRVAWHIDPFGHARQHASMFAQMGYDGFFFGRLDYQDRARRMMAKEQELLWRASDSLTPPAADLFTGILPNGYNPPEGFCWDQSCDDPPIRDDPDLEDYNVDEVVTRFLNTAVDQAAVYKTNHIIMTMGSDFQYENANLWYKNLDKLIHYVNARQGNGSRVNLLYSTPSCYLQELHRANVSWALKTDDFFPYADSAHDFWTGYFTSRPALKRYERVSNSNLQTCNQLEVLGGPGARTGPWGDGDSQTMKEAMAVAQHHDAVSGTEKQHVANDYARRLAHGWRRCQVVVSNSLAALSRSSAERIYCDNLNISVCPLTASSKQFSVSVYNPLARPVSWPVRLPVNGASYSVSDAKGKAVDCQVVPVSRATREVRRNRGSALNELVFQVQAPPLGYSTYSVSLLQDGPPPAPPRQRTPAAIQNKFLRVTFDPDTGLLSSLSNLETNQSIELTQNFYWYNASDGNNSESNQMSGAYIFRPNSSTPFIISRTAKTETVQTSVVQEVRQWFSPWVSQVVRLYADSRALELEWTVGPVPIDDSLGKEVITRLDTSIKTSGLFYTDSNGREVLQRRKDFRPTWNLKQSEPIAGNYYPINSRAFIKDDVDQLTVVTDRSQGGGSIQNGSLEVMLHRRLLYDDVRGVGEPLNETSDIFPEGLVVRGRLLLSLQRPPAAADTHRPLAQEVVLQPLLTFTDGASSPDTRLEFSGLQAALPPAVHLLTLTQWDSDSVLLRLEHQFQSWESKVNSRPVTVNLQKLFSTLEVVGVSELNLSANQWKEEMKRFDWTPQTDEKPPLLKTFEDPSTWEVTLRPMEIRTFLLRVHLR